The Brassica napus cultivar Da-Ae chromosome C7, Da-Ae, whole genome shotgun sequence genome has a segment encoding these proteins:
- the LOC106355327 gene encoding uncharacterized protein LOC106355327, protein MEYIFEYYNYSEARKIALAAAQLTDNALSWCDREVSETGRVYRVETWEEIRSKLRTKYVPAYYQRDLQKRFRKLSQGTMTVEEYYEEFGSLRNKLKTRETQETLMAQFMDGLHDRIAQKVERQQHETFHDLLHFAIQAEQHIKRKNASTAKGKSTWTQPASRGADKGKSIEVENRFKKKQTEPSKAGQSDQGKTQAQNNRTCVITCFKCQGKGHYARDCPKKRVMILKADGEYESQDEAEVETIVSDEEVVDYAETGELLVTRRSLSALFDPETIQRENIFHTRCSVEQKVCSLIIDGGSCTNVASKYLVDKLGLIKTPHPRPYRLKWLTDETELKIAEQVVVSFSIGKYHDQVKCDVVPMQAGHILLGRPWQFDKETIHLGRTNVYSFNHNNKKHSLAPLSPQEVYEMQQAMDHSSKYKDVFPDEIPAGLPPICGIEHQIDLVPGAPLPNRAAYRVNPEEAKELERQVQDLMDKGYICESLTPCAVLVLLVPKKDGTWRMCVDCRAINNITIKYRYPIPRLDDMLDELNGSVVFSKIDLRSEYHQVRMKEGDEWKTAFKTKQGLYEWLVMLFGLTNAPSTFMRLMNQVLRPYIGKFVVVYFDDILIYSRCLTDHLSHLEQGLKVDEEKIKAIQYWPTPTTIGHVRSFHGLASFYRRFFKDFSTIAAPMTSMIKKKVSFTWGPDQEEYFNKLKYSLTHALVLTLPNFDKTFEIECDASGTDHETLKHLRGQTTLKRRHARWLEFVETFPYMIKYKKGKDNVVADALSRRYTLISTMKAKIMGFELIKDSYATGLDFQEAFRNTTQGAFGTYYQHDGFLFKEKKLCIPKGYMRELLVREAHGGGLMGHFGRDKTLSVLTDHFF, encoded by the exons atggagtacatTTTCGAGTACTACAACTACTCCGAGGCCAGGAAGATAGCCTTAGCCGCGGCCCAACTGACTGATAATGCTCTCTCCTGGTGCGATAGAGAAGTGTCTGAGACCGGTCGAGTCTATCGAGTTGAGACTTGGGAAGAGATACGATCCAAGCTTCGCACAAAGTATGTCCCAGCCTATTATCAACGGGACTTACAAAAACGTTTTCGTAAATTGTCTCAGGGAACCATGACAGTAGAGGAGTACTACGAGGAGTTTGGATCTCTCAGGAACAAACTCAAGACGCGTGAGACTCAGGAGACGTTGATGGCACAATTCATGGACGGTCTGCATGATCGCATCGCCCAAAAGGTGGAGCGCCAGCAGCACGAGACCTTCCACGACCTGCTCCACTTTGCCATTCAAGCTGAGCAGCACATTAAGAGGAAGAATGCGTCTACGGCCAAGGGCAAGAGTACTTGGACACAACCGGCTTCCAGAGGTGCTGACAAGGGCAAATCCATTGAAGTGGAGAATCGGTTCAAGAAGAAACAAACCGAGCCATCCAAGGCCGGACAATCCGACCAAGGTAAGACCCAAGCTCAAAATAACCGGACCTGTGTCATTACTTGTTTTAAATGCCAGGGAAAGGGGCACTACGCGAGGGATTGCCCAAAAAAACGTGTGATGATCCTCAAGGCTGATGGTGAATATGAATCCCAAGACGAGGCCGAGGTCGAGACCATAGTGTCAGATGAAGAGGTGGTCGATTATGCTGAAACCGGAGAACTATTGGTTACCAGACGTTCTCTCAGTGCCCTCTTCGACCCTGAAACCATCCAAAGAGAAAACATCTTTCATACAAGATGTAGCGTGGAACAAAAGGTATGTAGCCTGATCATAGATGGTGGTTCTTGTACTAACGTGGCTAGCAAGTATCTTGTTGATAAGCTAGGTCTGATCAAGACACCCCATCCGCGGCCATATCGACTTAAGTGGCTCACTGATGAGACTGAGCTCAAGATAGCCGAACAAGTTGTTGTGTCTTTCAGTATTGGCAAGTACCATGACCAGGTCAAGTGTGACGTCGTGCCCATGCAAGCCGGCCACATACTCCTAGGGCGACCATGGCAGTTCGACAAAGAGACCATTCATCTTGGCCGAACCAATGTCTATAGCTTCaaccacaacaacaaaaagcACAGCCTAGCACCTCTAAGTCCTCAAGAGGTTTATGAGATGCAACAGGCCATGGACCATTCCAGCAAG TACAAAGACGTCTTTCCTGATGAGATACCAGCCGGTTTACCCCCTATCTGTGGCATAGAACATCAGATCGACCTTGTGCCAGGCGCGCCCTTACCAAACAGAGCAGCCTACCGAGTTAACCCAGAAGAAGCCAAGGAGTTAGAGagacaggtccaagacctcatggaTAAGGGTTACATCTGTGAGAGTCTTACTCCGTGTGCAGTTTTGGTCCTATTGGTACCTAAGAAGGATGGGAcatggcgcatgtgtgtggactgccgagccatcaacaacataaccatcaaGTATCGGTACCCAATACcaagattagatgatatgttggatgaactAAATGGATCTGttgtgttttctaagattgatctcaggagtgaATATCACCAAGTTCGTATGAAGGAGGGTGATGAATGGAAGACTgccttcaagaccaagcaaggtctATACGAGTGGCTAGTCATGTTGTTTGGTCTCACCAACGCCCCTAGCACTTTCATGAGACTCATGAACCAGGTTCTTCGACCTTATATCGGTAAATTTGTggttgtgtactttgatgacATATTGATCTATAGTCGTTGCTTAACTGATCACCTTAGCCACCTTGAACAA ggactCAAGGTCGATGAAGAAAAGATCAAGGCGATCCAATACTGGCCCACACCGACCACGATCGGACATGTCCGCAGTTTCCATGGTCTGGCCAGCTTCTATCGACGGTTTTTCAaggacttcagcaccattgctGCTCCAATGACTTCCATGATCAAGAAGAAAGTATCTTTTACTTGGGGACCAGACCAAGAAGAGTATTTTAACAAGCTTAAATATAGTCTGACTCATGCACTGGTCCTTACTCTACCTAACTTCgataaaacttttgagattgaatgtgatgcatcaggtacaG ATCATGAGACGCTTAAACATCTAAGAGgtcagaccacactcaagaggAGACACGCCAGATGGTTAGAGTTTGTGGAGACTTTCCCTTACATGATTAAGTATAAGAAGGGCAAAGACAATGTTGTGGCCGATGCCTTGTCCCGGAGATATACTCTTATCTCGACCATGAAAGCtaagatcatgggttttgaACTTATTAAAGATTCTTATGCTACTGGCCTTGATTTTCAAGAAGCTTTCAGGAACACTACACAAGGAGCATTCGGTACCTACTACCAGCATGACGGTTTCTTGTTCAAAGAAAAGAAATTGTGCATTCCCAAAGGTTATATGAGGGAATTGCTGGTTCGGGAGGCCCATGGTGGCGGcctcatgggacactttggtcgaGATAAAACCTTAAGTGTTCTCACCGACCATTTCTTTTAG